Genomic DNA from Frondihabitans sp. PAMC 28766:
GCTCGCGACGGCACGGCCGCGACGACCTACGCCGAACAACTCACCGACGAGGGGCTGGCCCGCCTGGCCGCCGAGGTCGAGGGCGTCAGCGTGCCCAAGAGGCTGCTGATCACCAAGTACGGTCGGCCCGACGCATCGCTCGTCCGCCGGGCGCACGCGCACGGGCTCGAGGTGTTCACGTGGACTCTCCGGCCCGAGAACAAGTTCGTGGTGAAAGCCCTGCGCACGGGGCCGGACAAGGCGGCGTTCGGCGACTGGCGCGCCGAGTTCGAGCGGGTCATCGGCACCGGGGTCGACGGGATCTTCACCGACTACCCCGATCTGGCCGTCGAGATCCTGCATCGGGCGCACGCCAACGCCTGAGCTGCCGAGCAGGGCGCCGATGACGGTCGTCGCGCTTAAGCTTGTACGACCATGACGATCGTTCTCGAGCCCTTCGACAACTCCTCCGACGGCGCGCCCTCGCGGGCCGGCGGGCCCGGGCCCGGCGGGGCTCAGAACGACCGGCTGACGGCGGGCCTCAACCCCCAGCAGAAAGAGGCGGTCGAATACCGCGGGCAATCGCTGCTGATCGTCGCGGGTGCGGGCTCGGGCAAGACCAGCGTGCTGACGCGGCGCATCGCGGGCCTCATCGACTCGCGCGAGGCGTGGCCGAGCCAGATCCTCGCCATCACCTTCACCAACAAGGCGGCGGCCGAGATGCGAGAGCGCGTGGCGGCGCTGATCGGGCAGTCGTCGGAGGGCATGTGGATCTCGACGTTCCACTCGGCCTGCGTTCGCATCCTGCGCCGTGAGGCCGAGCAGTTCGGCTTCACCAAGAGCTTCACGATCTACGACTCCGCCGATTCGCGCGCCCTGCTCAAGCGCATCCTGAAAGAGCTCGACGCCGACTCCCTCGGCTTCACCGTCAGCCAGGCCGCCGGCAAGATCTCCAAGCTCAAGAACGAGCTGAGCGATGTCGAGTCGTACTCGCGCCAGATCAACATGGGCGACCCGCAAGAGGTCATGTTCCTCGAGATCTTCCGTCAATACACGCGTGAGCTACAGCGTGCCAACGCCTTCGACTTCGACGACCTCATCGCGCAGACCGTCTACCTCTTCAGAGCCTTCCCGCACGTGGCGGCCGTCTACCAGCGCCGCTTCCGTCACATCCTGGTCGACGAATACCAAGACACCAACCACGCGCAGTACTCCCTCATTCGCGAGCTGACCCGGCCTGTCGAAACCGATCTGGTCGACGACCTCGAGCGCGGCGGGCAGTTCGTGCAGACTCTCCGCGATGGCAGCGGCAGGATCCCGGGCGCCTCGCTCACCGTCGTCGGCGACTCCGACCAGTCGATCTACGCCTTCCGCGGGGCGGACATCCGCAACATCACCGAGTTCGAGCACGACTTCCCGCACTCGAAGGTGATCCTGCTCGAGCAGAACTACCGTTCGACCCAGAACATCCTCGACGCCGCGAACGCCGTCATCGCCAACAACTTCGACCGCCAGGCCAAGAACCTCTTTACGACGGTCGGAACGGGTGACAAGATCGTCGGCTTCACCGGGTACACCGGCCACGACGAGGCGCAGTTCGTGGCCGACGAGATCACCGCCCTGCACGAGTCGGGCACGGCCTACAAAGACGTGGCCGTCTTCTATCGCACCAACTCGCAGACGCGAGCCCTGGAAGAGATCTTCATCCGGTCGGCGATCCCCTACCGGGTGCTGGGCGGCACCAAGTTCTACGAGCGGGCAGAGATCAAGGATGCGATGGCGTATCTCATCGCCGTCGCGAACCCGGCCGACCCGATGGCTCTCCGCCGCATCATGAACACTCCCAAGCGCGGCATCGGGCCCGCGACCGAGACGGCGCTGCAGCGCTGGGCCGACCAGAACGAGACGACCTTGCGCGACGCCATGCGCCACGCGTCCGAGCTGGGACTCGGGCCGAAGGTCACGGGCGCCATCACGGGCCTTGCGAAGCTCCTCGACGACGTGTCGGCGACCGCGGCGACCGACCCGGTGCACGACATCCTCGCCGCGTTGATCGAGGGCAGCGGTCTCGTGACCGCTCTGCGGGCCTCGCGCGACCCGCAGGACGAGGCGCGGGCCGAGAACATCGACGAGCTGGTTGCCGTCACGCGCGAGTTCCAGAAGAACAACCCTGACGGCGTCCTGCTCGACTTCCTCACCGAGGTCACTCTCGTCGCCGCTGCCGACGATCTCGACGACACGAGCGGCACGGTGTCGCTGATGACCCTGCACACCGCGAAGGGCCTCGAATACGACGCCGTCTTCCTGACCGGGGTCGAAGAAGACCTGCTGCCGCACCGCATGTCGGCCTCCGAGCCGGGCGGCCCGTCCGAAGAGCGACGGCTGTTCTACGTCGGCATCACGCGGGCCAAGAAGAGGCTCTTCCTGTCGCTCGCGATGACGAGGGCCCAGTTCGGCGAGGTGAACGTCGCCATGCCGTCGCGCTACCTGCAAGAGATCCCTGCCGAGCTGATCGACTGGAAGCAGTCTCCTGGCATGGCGAACAGCCGCGGTGGCACCCAGCCCCGGGCCCTCAATGCGCGCCGAGACGGCGGCATCGGGGGCGACTCCGGTGGGTTCGGAGGTCGCCCCCGCGCCGCCTCCGGCTACGGGTCGGGCAGCTACGACCGCGCCACCGCTGCGTCGAAGACCAAGCCGAAGACCGAGTGGGCGAATCGAGTCACCGGCACCGTTCGTGACAATGGCGATCTCGAGCTCGACGCGGGCGACCGCATCTCGCATGTCGACTTCGGCGAGGGGCGTGTGGTCGCGGTGACCGGTGTCGGGCCGCGACGGATCGCCGAGGTGCAGTTCGACACGGCCGGGCGCAAGAAGCTGCTCATCAAGGTTGCTCCGATCGAGAAGATCTGACCGCGAGACGTCGCCTGACGACTCGCGTCAGCACGGTGCCGAGGACGGCGGCCAGGCCGACCGAGAGGGCTCCGAATCCGGCGAGCACAGTGGGTTCGACCCCGCTCGCCCCGGTGTAGGCGAGGGCTTGCGGCTGCACCGGTTTGCTCGGCGCCTGGGGGTGGTGCGGCGCCGGGGGCACTCGGGGCACGTTCGGCTTCTCGGGTGGAGTGACGGGCGCCGGCACGCGAAGCATCTCGCTGCGGTGGGCGACGAGATCGGCGAACGGCGCGATCACCTGCCCGCCGGACGCATCGGGATCGCTGCCTTCCGACCGGAACACGAACACGTAGTGTCCGGGCTGATTCACCGTGATGCACGGCGCGCGGTAGGTGCCGTCCCTGTCGACGCTCGTCGTCGCCCGGCCGGCGATGGGCAGCCGGTCGAAGTCGTCCGCTGAGTAGTCGTGGCCGTCGAGGGGTGCCTCCGCGAACGGGCCGACCAGGATCGACTCGACGTCTACGGCGGGAAGCCCGGCCGAGCCCAGGTCGTCGACGGTCAGCTCGTCGGTGACGCAGTCGCCCGGTGCGACGGCGTCGGCGTCGCCGTTCGGCGGCGAGACGACCGTGCTGACAGACGGAGTCACGGACGAGCGAGTGACCTCGGTCGCGGCCGCGAAGGGCGACCGCCACGAGCGGACGTGGTCGCGCCCCTTGTCGACCGGAGTGTCGGCAGGGTCGATGGTCTCGACCCAGACGTAGTAGCCGCCCGACGGCAGGGTGCATTCGGGAGTCGTGTAATCCCCCGGGCCATTCGTCGCGACGACGCTGACCTCGCAGACGGTGGGGGCAGCACTCGGCCACTCGGCCGCTTCGCTCGGCTGGACGGCGAACGGCCCGAGGAGCGAACTTCGGATCGTGACCGGAACGGGCGCCGCGGACGTCCCCGACTTGTACACACCCCACTCGGACAGCAGCCCGTCGCCGGGGGCGACGTCGAGATGCACGGCATCGGTGATCGTGGTGCCGGGGGCGGCTGAGGCCTCGCTCGTCTGCGTCTGAACGCGCGGCTGGAACGGACGCGGCGACACGCTGGTCGTCGTCGTCGTCGCAGTGGCCGTCCCCGTCGATTTGGGGGAGAACAGCAGCATCTGAGATTGGGCCGGGCTGGAGCCGACCGTGATGATCGCGTCGAAGGCCAGATTCTCGAATCGGGCGTCGGCCTTCACCGTCAGTGTCGCGCCGGTCCCCGTCGTGCTGATCGGCACCGGCTTGCCGTTCGTCACGACAGCGGCGGGGCCGCCCCCGTCGAAAGCCGCCCCGGCCAGGGCGACCGACCCGACGACTGTTCCGGCGGGCACGGACGACTGGCCCCGGCTGCGAGGGTCGAGGTCACATCGGCGCGAACGGTGCCTGCGCCCGTCGAATCGAGCGAGATCGTGACGGAGGCCTTCGCCGATACGGTCGCGCGAGCGGCCGCCTCGGAGAGCATCTCGTTGGCCCGGGCGAGAACGACCGCACGCTGGTCGTTGGCGCGGCCCGCGTAGTAGCTCTGCGTGTGGCCGTTCAGACCCGTGATCGACCAGACGGCGAGCTGCGCCGCGGCAGCGGTGTTCGAATCGCGAGTGGGCGACCAGTGCCTGGCGATGTAGGCGAGCTTGGCGATGTCCGTCTTCGAGAGCCCGAGCGCCGTGGAGCCGGTCGTGAGGTCGTAGTCGTTGCCGACGGGCGACGACTTACCCGCCTCGAGACAGAAGGCCAGTCGGCCGTCGTCCAGCCGGTACGACCCGAGCCATGACACGTTGTCGCCCGCCCACAGGTGCCCGACCCCGTGCCCGGTCGAGGTGAGGGCCGATGCGGAGGAGGGGAAGACGAGCGTGATTGCGGCGGCGAGCAACAGGACCACGGCGATGCCGAGGCGCCCTCGCGGCAACCGGCGAGGCACGGGATCCTGTGGCTCGACGCTGAAGAAGGACGGAGAGGG
This window encodes:
- a CDS encoding ATP-dependent helicase, producing MTIVLEPFDNSSDGAPSRAGGPGPGGAQNDRLTAGLNPQQKEAVEYRGQSLLIVAGAGSGKTSVLTRRIAGLIDSREAWPSQILAITFTNKAAAEMRERVAALIGQSSEGMWISTFHSACVRILRREAEQFGFTKSFTIYDSADSRALLKRILKELDADSLGFTVSQAAGKISKLKNELSDVESYSRQINMGDPQEVMFLEIFRQYTRELQRANAFDFDDLIAQTVYLFRAFPHVAAVYQRRFRHILVDEYQDTNHAQYSLIRELTRPVETDLVDDLERGGQFVQTLRDGSGRIPGASLTVVGDSDQSIYAFRGADIRNITEFEHDFPHSKVILLEQNYRSTQNILDAANAVIANNFDRQAKNLFTTVGTGDKIVGFTGYTGHDEAQFVADEITALHESGTAYKDVAVFYRTNSQTRALEEIFIRSAIPYRVLGGTKFYERAEIKDAMAYLIAVANPADPMALRRIMNTPKRGIGPATETALQRWADQNETTLRDAMRHASELGLGPKVTGAITGLAKLLDDVSATAATDPVHDILAALIEGSGLVTALRASRDPQDEARAENIDELVAVTREFQKNNPDGVLLDFLTEVTLVAAADDLDDTSGTVSLMTLHTAKGLEYDAVFLTGVEEDLLPHRMSASEPGGPSEERRLFYVGITRAKKRLFLSLAMTRAQFGEVNVAMPSRYLQEIPAELIDWKQSPGMANSRGGTQPRALNARRDGGIGGDSGGFGGRPRAASGYGSGSYDRATAASKTKPKTEWANRVTGTVRDNGDLELDAGDRISHVDFGEGRVVAVTGVGPRRIAEVQFDTAGRKKLLIKVAPIEKI
- a CDS encoding thioester domain-containing protein codes for the protein MNLHHSFPHPPSPPAGTGARPSPSFFSVEPQDPVPRRLPRGRLGIAVVLLLAAAITLVFPSSASALTSTGHGVGHLWAGDNVSWLGSYRLDDGRLAFCLEAGKSSPVGNDYDLTTGSTALGLSKTDIAKLAYIARHWSPTRDSNTAAAAQLAVWSITGLNGHTQSYYAGRANDQRAVVLARANEMLSEAAARATVSAKASVTISLDSTGAGTVRADVTSTLAAGASRPCPPEQSSGRSPWPGRLSTGAAPPLS